Genomic DNA from Thermosipho ferrireducens:
CTTTTTATACCCCCGGTGACATTTTCTTTTAAAGTATTTGAGAAATCAAATTTTAGCATTTTAAACACCCCTTAATGTGCTTTTTTTTAATTAATAGGTTATAAGAGAAATGACTTTTTCATCTTTTAATAATTTTCTTGGATTTAAATAAGTCAGTTCTATGAGAAATGCCATCCCTGCTACTATTCCCCCGGTCTTTTCTATCAGACTTTTCAAAGTTTTTGCAGTACCACCTGTTGCAAGTACGTCATCAAAGATAAGTACTTTTTCCCCTTCATTAATAGCATCCTCGTGTATTTCTAACTCTGCTGTACCATATTCAAGCTGATACTTTTCTGATAATGTTTTATATGGCAATTTCCCTGGCTTTCTTATGGGAACGAAAGACTTTCCAAGATTGTATGCCAGAGCTCCACCGAATATGAATCCTC
This window encodes:
- a CDS encoding adenine phosphoribosyltransferase gives rise to the protein MDLKKFIRDIPDFPEKGIIFRDITPLLKDKNAFQYAINEMTTALKSIDFDVIAAPEARGFIFGGALAYNLGKSFVPIRKPGKLPYKTLSEKYQLEYGTAELEIHEDAINEGEKVLIFDDVLATGGTAKTLKSLIEKTGGIVAGMAFLIELTYLNPRKLLKDEKVISLITY